From Pseudomonadota bacterium, a single genomic window includes:
- a CDS encoding DEAD/DEAH box helicase, which yields MTAVPLRDPSAQPTAITPLVERWLSGPHQRHIVAHRLLAAERARSEPLPGGLDPRLRRALEAQGIATLYRHQAAVYAALQRREDLVVATPTASGKTLCYNLPVFDALLADPTARALYLFPTKALARDQIETARALARGLELPLGIAVYDGDTPPGERRSARRARILATNPEMLHAGILPHHPLWAEFLAGLRFVVVDEVHSYRGIFGSHLANVLRRLRRVATFHGASPRLVATSATIANPAELATQLWSSPVQCVADHGAPRGDRHFLLYNPPAIDPGLGLRASCLKTACGLTRELVAQGVSTLLFCRSRRSVEVAVHYLRETLRADQTRAERLAAPAPSLQAMLAGAASASAAAAEGRDSTDLAATSRVRGYRGGYLPERRRAVERAMRAGETDVVVATSALELGIDIGSFDAIVMAGWPGSRAAAWQRAGRAGRQQRPSLALLVLGSDPLDQFVASEPEYLFGQGAEHACTDPDNVAVLVPHLKCAAYELPFTQREAYGSLAPSEAQAALATLADAGLLHRGRESYHYVGAEFPANDVALRGPLEENFLVVERARAEVLAEVDYRDAPQVLHDHAIHQIEGRQYEVLELNHEQRKAYVRAVDVDYFTDAMTQRRLRVLERLQQRGPLAQGEVHLVERVVGFKKIKLHSHENIGYGEVTQPDRELHTSAFWLTIDPALVAPLGCGSAALAAAALAYAYCLRTAAVVLLMSDRHDLGYAVAQAHEGWFAGVDQRAAHPLAAGALAAPLALFLYDAYAGGTGLSERLFECAADLLQRTARQLARCACHAGCPACVGPGRSATIKGDAARLSTLLQSSLVAASTGLRAVAQAS from the coding sequence ATGACGGCAGTCCCCCTGCGCGACCCCTCAGCTCAACCCACAGCGATCACGCCCCTGGTCGAACGCTGGCTGAGCGGCCCACACCAGCGCCACATCGTCGCGCACCGGCTCCTTGCCGCCGAGCGCGCGCGCAGCGAGCCGCTTCCAGGCGGGCTCGACCCGCGGCTGCGGCGCGCCCTCGAGGCGCAGGGCATCGCTACGCTCTATCGCCATCAGGCAGCCGTCTACGCGGCCTTGCAGCGGCGCGAGGATCTCGTCGTCGCCACCCCGACAGCCTCGGGCAAGACGCTCTGCTACAACCTGCCCGTCTTCGACGCGCTGCTCGCCGACCCGACCGCCCGCGCGCTCTACCTCTTTCCGACCAAGGCGTTGGCGCGCGACCAGATCGAGACCGCGCGCGCGCTCGCTCGTGGGCTCGAGCTGCCGCTCGGGATCGCGGTCTATGATGGTGATACGCCGCCAGGCGAACGCCGCAGCGCACGCCGGGCGCGTATCCTCGCCACGAACCCGGAGATGCTCCATGCCGGCATCCTGCCGCACCATCCGCTCTGGGCCGAGTTCCTCGCCGGGCTGCGCTTCGTCGTCGTCGACGAGGTGCACAGCTACCGCGGGATCTTTGGCAGCCACCTCGCCAACGTGCTGCGCCGACTACGGCGCGTCGCCACTTTTCATGGCGCGAGCCCGCGTCTCGTCGCGACGAGCGCAACGATCGCCAACCCCGCTGAGCTGGCGACGCAGCTCTGGAGCTCCCCCGTGCAGTGCGTCGCGGACCACGGCGCGCCGCGCGGGGATCGCCACTTCCTGCTCTACAACCCGCCCGCCATCGATCCCGGCCTGGGCTTGCGTGCGAGTTGCCTCAAGACCGCCTGCGGGCTGACACGCGAGCTCGTGGCGCAGGGCGTCAGCACACTGCTCTTCTGCCGCAGCCGGCGCTCGGTGGAGGTGGCGGTGCACTACCTGCGCGAGACCCTCCGCGCTGACCAGACGCGCGCCGAGCGCCTCGCCGCTCCAGCGCCCTCGCTGCAGGCGATGCTGGCAGGCGCGGCCTCCGCGTCCGCCGCTGCTGCCGAGGGTCGCGACTCGACTGACCTGGCGGCAACCTCGCGCGTGCGTGGCTACCGTGGGGGCTACCTCCCGGAGCGGCGTCGAGCGGTCGAGCGTGCGATGCGCGCCGGCGAAACCGACGTCGTGGTGGCAACCTCGGCGCTCGAGCTCGGCATCGACATCGGCAGCTTCGACGCGATCGTGATGGCCGGCTGGCCTGGGAGCCGGGCAGCCGCCTGGCAGCGCGCCGGGCGCGCGGGGCGTCAGCAGCGCCCGAGCCTCGCCCTGCTGGTCCTCGGCAGCGATCCGCTCGACCAATTCGTCGCCAGCGAACCCGAGTACCTCTTCGGTCAGGGCGCGGAGCATGCGTGCACCGACCCCGACAACGTCGCCGTGCTCGTTCCGCACCTCAAGTGCGCTGCCTACGAGCTCCCCTTCACCCAGCGCGAGGCCTATGGTTCGCTCGCTCCGAGCGAGGCGCAGGCCGCGTTGGCCACGCTGGCCGACGCGGGGCTGCTGCACCGCGGCCGCGAGAGCTATCACTACGTCGGAGCCGAGTTCCCTGCCAACGACGTCGCGCTGCGCGGTCCGCTCGAGGAGAACTTCCTCGTCGTCGAGCGCGCGCGGGCAGAGGTCCTCGCCGAGGTCGACTACCGAGATGCGCCGCAGGTCCTGCATGACCACGCGATCCATCAAATCGAGGGCCGGCAGTACGAGGTCCTTGAACTCAATCATGAGCAGCGCAAGGCCTATGTCCGCGCGGTCGACGTCGACTACTTCACCGATGCGATGACCCAGCGCCGCCTCCGCGTGCTGGAGCGGCTGCAGCAGCGCGGGCCCCTGGCTCAGGGCGAGGTGCACCTCGTCGAGCGCGTCGTCGGCTTCAAGAAGATCAAGCTCCATAGCCACGAGAACATCGGCTACGGCGAGGTCACCCAGCCCGATCGCGAGCTGCACACCAGCGCCTTCTGGTTGACGATCGATCCCGCGTTGGTCGCGCCCCTGGGCTGTGGGTCGGCGGCGCTGGCCGCTGCGGCGCTGGCCTATGCCTACTGCCTGCGCACCGCAGCGGTCGTCCTGCTGATGAGTGACCGGCACGATCTCGGTTACGCCGTGGCCCAGGCGCATGAGGGCTGGTTCGCCGGTGTCGATCAGCGTGCGGCGCACCCGCTCGCCGCTGGCGCCCTCGCCGCCCCCCTTGCCCTCTTCCT
- a CDS encoding YicC family protein → MQSMTGFGRATFGVGGAAYRVELRSLNSRFLDLKVRLPWFDGELETRISAAVRERLARGRVDLALWDDQAPAGGGASRLDHALALRAAAALDELAELCGGDRACAATLLGPVAGIFTLGASRPESAALWEGSDAKGLRHALGAALDQLLVMRAREGAALATELRQQLVRLRTLAAKMAPLAAEEPSRRQRLLAGRLAQLAASPVDPQRLAQEVAILAERADVSEELARLESHFDQLEAVLGAAEPIGRRLEFLLQEVHRELNTLATKATSAELGVLVLDAKSWLEKMREQAQNVE, encoded by the coding sequence ATGCAGTCGATGACGGGTTTTGGTCGCGCCACGTTCGGCGTTGGGGGCGCCGCCTACCGTGTCGAGCTGCGCTCGCTCAACAGCCGTTTTCTCGACCTCAAGGTGCGCTTGCCCTGGTTCGATGGCGAGCTCGAAACCCGTATTTCCGCTGCAGTACGTGAACGCCTCGCGCGAGGGCGCGTCGACCTGGCGCTGTGGGATGACCAGGCTCCGGCTGGCGGCGGGGCGTCGCGGCTCGACCACGCGCTGGCGCTGCGCGCCGCCGCGGCGCTCGACGAGCTCGCTGAGCTTTGCGGCGGTGATCGCGCCTGCGCCGCGACGCTGCTTGGACCCGTTGCGGGGATCTTCACGCTCGGCGCGAGCCGACCGGAGAGTGCGGCGCTTTGGGAGGGCAGCGACGCCAAGGGCCTCCGCCACGCCCTCGGCGCGGCGCTCGACCAGCTGCTGGTGATGCGCGCCCGCGAGGGGGCGGCGCTCGCCACGGAGCTGCGGCAACAGCTCGTTCGACTGCGCACGCTGGCCGCAAAGATGGCGCCGCTCGCCGCCGAGGAGCCCTCGCGCCGACAGCGGTTGCTCGCTGGACGCTTGGCCCAGCTCGCCGCGAGCCCCGTGGACCCGCAGCGCTTGGCGCAAGAGGTCGCGATCCTCGCCGAGCGCGCGGACGTCAGCGAGGAGCTGGCGCGGCTGGAGAGCCACTTTGACCAGCTCGAGGCGGTGCTCGGGGCCGCTGAGCCGATCGGCCGGCGCCTCGAGTTCCTGCTCCAAGAGGTGCATCGCGAGCTGAATACGCTGGCCACGAAGGCGACCTCTGCGGAGCTCGGGGTGCTCGTGCTGGACGCCAAGTCCTGGCTGGAGAAGATGCGTGAGCAGGCGCAGAATGTCGAATAG